In one Nicotiana tomentosiformis chromosome 6, ASM39032v3, whole genome shotgun sequence genomic region, the following are encoded:
- the LOC138894169 gene encoding uncharacterized protein — MQKLISRSGGMLGRSKGNTSENSQTTAVAAAAVTVVVVAVAVAITAVESSSSSSSSSSSSSSSSSSSSSGGSSSSCSSSGSGSGSSRRRRSTSSRISSSSSSSSSCSSSSSSSSSSRSSSSSRSSSSSMSSSSSSSSSISSKSSSSSMSSSSSSSRSSRSSNSSSSSSSSSSSSSSRSSNSSSSSSSSSGSSSSSSGSSNSSSGSSSSSGSSSGSSGSSSSSGSSNSNGSSSGSSGSSGRSRSSSSRSSSRSSSSSSSSSSSSSSSSSSSSSSSNIVAVAVVAVAVAVGVVSVVTIVAIVAVVAVVALVAVVGGSSRHSSSSSSSSSSSSSRSSSSSSSSNNSSSNNSSSSSSSSISSSSSSSNSSSSSSRRRRRSGSRSSNSSSSRWRRRSSSTSSRISSSSSRSSSSSRSSSSSRSSSSSSSRSMSSRSSSSSSSSSSSSISSSSSSSRSSRSSNSSSSSSNSSSSSSSSSNNSSSSSSSSRRSSSCSSSNRSHSSNSSSSSRSSSSSSSSSSSSSSGSSSGSGSGSGSGGGSGGGSGGGGSSGVSGGGGGGGGGSSSDSSSSSDSSSDSSSSSSSSSSSSSSSSSSSSSSNGSDSSSGSGSSGNSSSSSGSSNSNGSSSDSSGSSGRSRRQ, encoded by the exons cagtagcagcagcagcagtaacagtagtagtagtagcagtagcagtagcaataACAGCAGTAGaaagtagcagtagcagtagtagtagtagtagtagtagtagtagtagtagtagtagtagtagtagtggtggtagtagtagtagttgtaGTAGTAGTGGTAGTGGTAGTGGTAGTAGTAGGAGGAGGAGGAGTACTAGTAGTAGgattagtagtagtagtagcagtagtagtagctgtagcagcagtagcagtagtagcagtagtagtaggagcagtagcagtagcaggaGTAGTAGCAGTAGCATgagtagtagcagtagtagcagtagtagcaTTAGTAGCAAGAGTAGTAGCAGTAGCATgagtagtagcagtagtagcagtagGAGTAGTAGAAGTAGCAACagcagtagtagcagtagcagtagtagcagtagtagcagtagtaggAGTAGCAACagcagtagtagcagtagcagtagtagtggcagtagtagtagtagtagtggcagtagtaatagtagtagtggcagtagtagtagtagtggcagtagtagtggtagtagtggcagtagtagtagtagtggcaGTAGTAATAGTAATGGcagtagtagtggtagtagtggCAGTAGTGGCAGAAGTAGGAG TAGTAGCAGTAGGAGTAGTAGTAGGagtagcagtagtagcagtagtagcagtagcagtagcagtagcagtagcagtagtagtagtagtagtagtaatatagtagcagtagcagtagtagcagtagcagtagcagtaggagTAGTGTCAGTAGTGACAATAGTGGCAATAGTGGCAGTAGTAGCAGTAGTGGCATTAGTAGCAGTTGTAGGAGGTAGTAGTAGGCA tagtagtagtagtagtagtagcagtagtagtagtagtagtcgcagtagcagtagcagtagcagtagcaataACAGCAGTAGCAATaacagtagtagtagtagtagtagtagcattagcagcagtagtagtagtagtaatagtagtagtagtagtagtaggaggaggaggaggagtggTAGTAGGagtagtaatagtagtagtagtagatgGAGGAGGAGGAGTAGTAGTACTAGTAGTAGgattagtagtagtagtagtaggagtagtagtagtagtaggagtagcagtagtagcaggagtagcagtagcagtagtagtaggagcatgagtagcaggagtagtagcagtagcagcagtagtagcagtagtagcaTTAGTAGCAGCAGTAGCAGCAGTAGGAGTAGTAGGAGTAGCAACAGCAGTAGCAGTAGTAGCAatagtagcagtagtagcagtagcagtagtaacaatagtagcagtagtagcagtagcagtagaaGGAGTAGTAGTTGTAGTAGTAGTAATCGTAGTCATagtagtaatagtagtagtagtagtcgtagtagtagtagtagtagtagtagtagtagtagtagtagtagtggtagtagtagtggtagtggtagtggtagtggtagtggtggtggtagtggtggtggtagtggtggtggtggtagtagtGGTgttagtggtggtggtggtggtggtggtggtggtagtagtAGTgacagtagtagtagtagtgacAGTAGCAGTgacagtagtagtagtagtagtagtagtagtagtagtagtagtagtagtagtagtagtagtagcagtagtaaTGGTAGTGACAGCAGTAGTGGTAGTGGCAGTAGTGgcaatagtagtagtagtagtggcaGTAGTAATAGTAATGGCAGTAGTAGTGATAGTAGTGGCAGTAGTGGCAGAAGTAGGAGGCAGTAA